Proteins encoded together in one Micromonospora auratinigra window:
- a CDS encoding DUF349 domain-containing protein has protein sequence MSDWTAFGRVDEDGTVYVKTAEGERVVGSWQAGAPEEGLAHFARRYADLVTEVDLTEARLNSGAADAGHSLATIKRIRASLPEAHVVGDIDALAARLDKLAGTAEEKAGEAKAARDAARTEALARKTALVEEAEKLAAESTGWKTAGDRLKEILDEWKSIRGVDKKTDGELWKRFAAARDGFTRRRGAHFASLDQQRKQAQTVKEELVAEAEKLSDSTEWAATANQLKELMTQWKAAPRASKEAEQKLWERFRAAQDAFFSRRSEVFSARDNEQRANLERKQALLAEAEALDVDGDPKGAQAKLRDIQAQWHEAGRVPREAAAGLERRLRAVDDKVREVMDSAWRRTTKEDNPLLAQMRAQVAEAEERLARAQAAGDARRVKEAEQALASKRQFLQLAEQAG, from the coding sequence ATGAGCGACTGGACTGCCTTCGGACGGGTGGACGAGGACGGCACCGTCTACGTCAAGACCGCCGAGGGCGAGCGGGTGGTCGGATCCTGGCAGGCGGGGGCCCCGGAGGAGGGGCTCGCCCACTTCGCCCGCCGCTACGCCGACCTGGTGACGGAGGTCGACCTGACCGAGGCCCGGCTCAACTCGGGCGCGGCGGACGCCGGCCACTCGCTGGCCACGATCAAGCGGATCCGGGCCTCGCTGCCCGAGGCGCACGTGGTGGGCGACATCGACGCCCTGGCCGCCCGCCTGGACAAGCTGGCCGGCACGGCCGAGGAGAAGGCCGGCGAGGCCAAGGCGGCCCGCGACGCCGCCCGCACCGAGGCGCTGGCCCGCAAGACCGCCCTGGTCGAGGAGGCCGAGAAGCTGGCCGCCGAGTCGACCGGCTGGAAGACCGCCGGCGACCGGCTCAAGGAGATCCTCGACGAGTGGAAGTCGATCCGCGGGGTCGACAAGAAGACCGACGGTGAGCTGTGGAAGCGGTTCGCCGCGGCCCGCGACGGGTTCACCCGCCGCCGGGGCGCCCACTTCGCCTCCCTGGACCAGCAGCGCAAGCAGGCGCAGACGGTCAAGGAGGAGCTGGTCGCCGAGGCCGAGAAGCTCTCCGACTCGACCGAGTGGGCGGCCACCGCCAACCAGCTCAAGGAGCTGATGACGCAGTGGAAGGCCGCGCCGCGGGCGTCCAAGGAGGCCGAGCAGAAGCTCTGGGAACGGTTCCGCGCCGCCCAGGACGCCTTCTTCAGCCGGCGCAGCGAGGTCTTCTCGGCCCGCGACAACGAGCAGCGGGCCAACCTGGAGCGCAAGCAGGCGCTGCTGGCCGAGGCCGAGGCGCTCGACGTCGACGGTGACCCGAAGGGTGCCCAGGCGAAGCTGCGCGACATCCAGGCCCAGTGGCACGAGGCCGGTCGGGTGCCGCGTGAGGCCGCCGCCGGGCTGGAGCGCCGGCTGCGCGCGGTCGACGACAAGGTCCGCGAGGTGATGGACTCGGCGTGGCGCCGGACCACCAAGGAGGACAACCCGCTGCTGGCCCAGATGCGGGCGCAGGTCGCCGAGGCCGAGGAGCGGCTGGCCCGCGCCCAGGCCGCCGGGGATGCCCGCCGGGTCAAGGAGGCCGAGCAGGCG
- a CDS encoding class III extradiol dioxygenase subunit B-like domain-containing protein, which yields MPLVAAAVCPHPPLLVPEVAGAAAAELDPLRAACAAAVDRLLAADPEEILLLGGGDAPARFGPGDHGSLGGFGLDLSVPLGPGGPTGPARLPLSLTIGAWLLGRSGSTLPRWACAVAEEASPAQCAELGGSIAAGAERRTALLVLGDGSACRGTKAPGYDDPRAGAYDEGVARALADADVDALLGLDPVLSAQLLVAGRAAWQVLAGAVRAAGGDWRGELSHHEAPYGVAYLVANWTRG from the coding sequence GTGCCACTGGTCGCCGCCGCCGTCTGTCCCCACCCGCCGCTGCTCGTGCCCGAGGTCGCCGGGGCGGCCGCCGCCGAGCTGGACCCGCTCCGCGCCGCCTGCGCCGCGGCCGTGGACCGGCTGCTCGCCGCCGACCCCGAGGAGATCCTGCTGCTCGGCGGGGGAGACGCGCCGGCCCGATTCGGGCCCGGCGACCACGGCTCGCTGGGCGGCTTCGGGCTCGACCTGTCGGTCCCGCTCGGACCGGGTGGGCCGACCGGCCCGGCCAGGTTGCCGCTGAGTCTGACCATCGGGGCCTGGCTGCTCGGCCGCAGCGGCAGCACCCTGCCCCGGTGGGCCTGCGCGGTGGCCGAGGAGGCGTCCCCGGCGCAGTGTGCCGAACTCGGCGGGAGCATCGCCGCCGGGGCGGAACGGCGTACCGCGCTGCTGGTGCTGGGGGACGGGTCGGCCTGCCGCGGCACGAAGGCGCCCGGGTACGACGACCCGCGCGCCGGGGCGTACGACGAGGGGGTGGCCCGGGCCCTGGCCGACGCGGACGTCGACGCCCTGCTCGGCCTGGATCCGGTGCTCTCGGCGCAGCTGCTGGTCGCCGGGCGGGCCGCCTGGCAGGTGCTGGCCGGCGCGGTGCGGGCGGCCGGAGGGGACTGGCGTGGCGAACTGAGCCACCACGAGGCGCCGTACGGCGTGGCCTACCTCGTGGCGAACTGGACGCGCGGATGA
- the miaA gene encoding tRNA (adenosine(37)-N6)-dimethylallyltransferase MiaA yields MSGTVVAVVGPTAAGKSALSIALAHALDGEVVNADSMQLYRGLDIGTAKLTPAEREGVPHHLLDIWAVTEPASVAEYQRLARTAVDDILARGRVPLLVGGSGLYVRAVLEQFEFPGTDPAVRERLEAELAATGPAPLYERLRAADPDAAANILPGNGRRIVRALEVIELTGAPFTASLPQPTPYYPSVQVGVDLGTALLDERIALRVDRMWADGLVDETRALVEEGLPEGRTASRALGYAQVLRFLAGETSEAEAHDETIRATRRFVRRQRSWFRRDPRIHWLDSAAPGFADTALRLVTDHRR; encoded by the coding sequence ATGAGTGGCACCGTGGTCGCCGTGGTCGGCCCGACCGCGGCCGGCAAGTCGGCGCTGAGCATCGCGCTCGCGCACGCCCTCGACGGCGAGGTGGTCAACGCCGACTCGATGCAGCTCTACCGGGGCCTGGACATCGGCACCGCGAAGCTGACCCCGGCCGAGCGCGAGGGGGTGCCGCACCACCTGCTCGACATCTGGGCGGTCACCGAGCCGGCCAGCGTCGCCGAGTACCAGCGGCTGGCCCGCACGGCGGTCGACGACATCCTGGCCCGGGGCCGGGTGCCGCTGCTGGTCGGCGGCTCCGGGCTGTACGTGCGCGCGGTGCTGGAGCAGTTCGAGTTCCCCGGCACCGACCCGGCGGTGCGCGAGCGGCTGGAGGCCGAGCTGGCCGCGACCGGACCGGCGCCGCTGTACGAGCGGCTGCGCGCGGCCGACCCGGACGCGGCGGCGAACATCCTGCCCGGCAACGGCCGGCGGATCGTCCGGGCGCTGGAGGTGATCGAGCTGACCGGCGCGCCCTTCACCGCGTCGCTGCCGCAGCCCACGCCGTACTACCCGTCGGTGCAGGTCGGCGTGGACCTGGGCACCGCGCTGCTGGACGAGCGGATCGCGTTGCGGGTGGACCGGATGTGGGCCGACGGCCTGGTGGACGAGACCCGGGCCCTGGTCGAGGAGGGCCTGCCGGAGGGGCGGACGGCCAGTCGGGCGCTCGGCTACGCGCAGGTGCTGCGCTTCCTGGCCGGGGAGACCTCGGAGGCCGAGGCGCACGACGAGACGATCCGGGCCACCCGCCGGTTCGTCCGCCGGCAGCGCTCCTGGTTCCGGCGCGACCCGCGGATCCACTGGCTCGACTCGGCCGCCCCCGGGTTTGCCGACACTGCCCTGCGGTTGGTCACCGACCATCGGCGATGA
- the dapF gene encoding diaminopimelate epimerase codes for MEFTKGHGTGNDFVILPDPDGSLDLTPGLVAALCDRRRGLGGDGVLRVVRAAKHPEGVALAGEAEWFMDYWNSDGSFAEMCGNGARVFVRYLLERGLATPVGEALPVATRAGLVRARVAGEDIAVEMRRPRLSGTATATLGGLTLAGAAVDVGNPHLVCAVPAGFELPALDLTRAPDVDAAVFPSGVNVEFTAPGEPVDGTDGHVLMRVYERGSAETLSCGTGACAVAAVGLRDAGLDTGTMAVDVPGGRLTVTVTDDSCWLSGPAVLVATGELTPAALRP; via the coding sequence GTGGAGTTCACCAAGGGTCACGGCACCGGCAACGACTTCGTCATCCTGCCCGACCCGGACGGGTCGCTCGACCTGACGCCCGGCCTGGTCGCCGCGCTCTGCGACCGGCGGCGAGGGCTCGGGGGCGACGGCGTGCTGCGGGTGGTACGCGCCGCGAAGCACCCTGAGGGGGTGGCCCTGGCCGGCGAGGCCGAGTGGTTCATGGACTACTGGAACTCCGACGGGTCGTTCGCCGAGATGTGCGGCAACGGCGCCCGGGTCTTCGTCCGCTACCTGCTGGAGCGCGGGCTGGCCACCCCGGTCGGCGAGGCACTGCCGGTGGCCACCCGGGCCGGTCTGGTACGGGCCCGGGTCGCGGGGGAGGACATCGCCGTGGAGATGCGGCGCCCCCGGCTGTCCGGCACCGCCACCGCCACCCTGGGCGGGCTGACCCTGGCCGGCGCGGCGGTGGACGTCGGCAACCCGCATCTGGTCTGCGCGGTGCCGGCCGGGTTCGAGCTGCCCGCGCTGGACCTGACCCGGGCGCCGGACGTCGACGCGGCGGTCTTCCCGTCCGGGGTGAACGTGGAGTTCACCGCCCCGGGCGAGCCGGTCGACGGCACCGACGGGCACGTGCTGATGCGGGTCTACGAGCGCGGGTCGGCGGAGACCCTCTCCTGTGGCACCGGCGCCTGCGCGGTCGCCGCGGTGGGCCTGCGCGACGCCGGCCTCGACACCGGCACGATGGCCGTGGACGTCCCCGGTGGCCGCCTCACCGTGACGGTGACCGACGACTCCTGCTGGCTCTCCGGCCCGGCCGTCCTGGTCGCCACCGGCGAACTCACCCCGGCAGCCCTGCGCCCCTGA